One window of the Populus trichocarpa isolate Nisqually-1 chromosome 9, P.trichocarpa_v4.1, whole genome shotgun sequence genome contains the following:
- the LOC7474964 gene encoding acidic endochitinase WIN6, whose amino-acid sequence MSVWAFFAFFSLFLSLSVRGSAEQCGRQAGDALCPGGLCCSFYGWCGTTVDYCGDGCQSQCDGGDGCDGGGGGGGDGDDGYLSDIIPKSTFDALLKFRNDPRCHAVGFYTYDAFISAAKEFPDFGNTGDDLMRKREIAAFLGQTSHETTGGWPDAPCGPYAWGYCYLKEINCQPYCDPSSNYQCGAGKQYCGRGPIQLSWNYNYGLCGDDLKLPLLQEPELVETDPVISFKTALWFWMKPQSPKPSCHAVITGNWTPSAADVEAGRVPGYGVITNIINGGIECGQGGPNAANEDRIGFYKKYCDKLGTTYGPNLDCYQQRPFGYGLLGLKDTM is encoded by the exons atgagtgtttgggcattttTCGCATTTTTCTCCTTATTCTTGTCCCTTTCGGTTAGAGGCTCAGCTGAGCAATGCGGTCGCCAAGCCGGGGATGCCTTGTGCCCAGGAGGCCTATGTTGTAGTTTTTATGGTTGGTGTGGGACAACGGTTGATTATTGCGGTGATGGTTGTCAGAGCCAGTGTGATGGAGGAGATGGGTGTGATGGAGgcggtggtggaggtggagatGGAGATGATGGTTACTTAAGTGACATCATTCCAAAATCAACGTTTGATGCTTTGCTCAAGTTTAGAAATGATCCTCGATGCCATGCTGTTGGGTTCTACACCTATGATGCTTTTATCTCCGCTGCTAAGGAATTCCCTGATTTTGGTAACACTGGTGATGATCTGATGCGTAAAAGGGAGATTGCTGCTTTCCTGGGCCAGACATCTCATGAAACTACCG GAGGGTGGCCAGATGCACCCTGTGGCCCATACGCTTGGGGATATTGCTATCTCAAGGAAATAAATTGTCAACCTTATTGTGACCCATCTTCCAACTATCAATGTGGTGCGGGCAAGCAATACTGTGGCCGAGGACCAATCCAACTTTCATG GAACTATAATTATGGGCTATGCGGAGACGACTTGAAGTTGCCACTGTTACAAGAACCAGAACTAGTTGAAACTGATCCTGTCATTTCCTTCAAGACAGCACTCTGGTTTTGGATGAAACCACAGTCCCCAAAGCCCTCTTGTCACGCAGTCATCACTGGAAATTGGACACCGAGCGCGGCAGACGTGGAGGCTGGTAGGGTTCCAGGCTATGGTGTGATAACGAACATCATCAATGGTGGCATTGAATGTGGTCAGGGAGGGCCAAATGCTGCAAATGAGGATCGCATTGGGTTCTACAAGAAATACTGTGATAAACTCGGAACAACCTATGGCCCCAATCTTGACTGCTACCAGCAAAGGCCTTTTGGATATGGACTCCTGGGATTGAAGGACACCATGTAA
- the LOC7474958 gene encoding acidic endochitinase WIN6.2B, with product MSVWAFTFLSLFLSLSVRGSAEQCGRQAGDALCPGGLCCSSHGWCGTTDDYCGIGCQSQCDGGGGGGGGGGGGGGGGGGDGYLSDIIPESMFDDMLKYRNDPQCPAVGFYTYNAFISAAKEFPDFGNTGDDLMRKREIAAFLGQTSHETNGWWPAAQGDPYDWGYCHIREINCQDYCEPSSKYQCVAGKQYCGRGPIQLSWNYNYGLCGDDLNLPLLQDPELVETDPFIAFKTALWFWMTPQSPKPSCHAVITESWTPSAADSEAGRVPGYGVITNIINGGIECGQGGPNNANENRIGFYKTYCDSLGTTYDSNLDCYQQRPFGYGLLGLKDTM from the exons atgagtgtttgggcattcacATTTCTCTCCTTATTCTTGTCCCTTTCGGTTAGAGGCTCAGCTGAGCAATGCGGTCGCCAAGCCGGGGATGCCCTGTGTCCAGGAGGCCTATGTTGTAGTTCCCATGGTTGGTGTGGGACAACGGATGATTATTGCGGTATTGGTTGTCAGAGCCAGTGTGATGGAGgaggtgggggtgggggtgggggtggtggaggcggtggtggaggtggaggtgatGGTTACTTAAGTGACATCATCCCAGAATCAATGTTTGATGATATGCTCAAGTATAGAAATGATCCTCAATGTCCTGCTGTTGGGTTCTACACCTATAATGCTTTTATCTCCGCTGCTAAGGAATTCCCTGATTTTGGTAACACTGGTGATGATCTGATGCGTAAAAGGGAGATTGCTGCTTTCCTGGGCCAGACATCTCATGAAACTAACG GATGGTGGCCAGCTGCACAAGGTGACCCATACGATTGGGGATATTGCCATATTAGGGAAATAAATTGTCAAGATTATTGTGAACCATCTTCCAAATATCAATGTGTTGCGGGCAAGCAATATTGTGGCCGAGGACCAATCCAACTTTCATG GAACTATAATTATGGGCTATGCGGAGACGACTTAAACTTGCCACTGTTACAAGATCCAGAACTTGTTGAGACTGATCCTTTCATTGCCTTCAAGACAGCACTCTGGTTTTGGATGACACCACAGTCCCCAAAGCCCTCTTGTCACGCAGTCATCACTGAAAGTTGGACACCGAGCGCGGCAGACTCGGAGGCTGGTAGGGTTCCAGGCTATGGTGTGATAACAAACATCATCAATGGTGGCATTGAATGTGGTCAGGGAGGGCCAAATAATGCAAATGAGAATCGCATTGGGTTCTACAAGACATACTGTGATTCACTCGGAACAACCTATGACTCCAATCTTGACTGCTACCAGCAAAGGCCTTTTGGATATGGACTCTTGGGATTGAAGGACACCATGTAA
- the LOC18102173 gene encoding acidic endochitinase WIN6-like gives MSVWAFTFFSLFLSLSVRGSAEQCGQQAGGALCPGGLCCSSYGWCGTTADYCGDGCQSQCDGGGGGGGGGGGGGGDGYLSDIIPESMFDDMLKYRNDPQCHAVGFYTYDAFISAAKEFPDFGNTGDDLMRKREIAAFLGQTSHETTGGWPTAPDGPYAWGYCYLREINCQDYCEPSSTYRCVAGKQYCGRGPIQLSWNYNYGLCGDDLNLQLLQEPELVETDPVISFKTALWFWMTPQSPKPSCHAVITESWTPSEADSEAGRVPGYGVITNIINGGIECGKGGPNDANEDRIGFYKTYCDSLGTTYGSNLDCYQQQPFGNGLLGLKDTM, from the exons ATGAGTGTTTGGGCTTTCACATTTTTCTCCTTATTCTTGTCCCTTTCGGTTAGAGGCTCAGCTGAGCAATGCGGTCAGCAAGCCGGGGGTGCCTTGTGTCCTGGAGGCCTATGTTGTAGTTCTTATGGTTGGTGTGGGACAACGGCTGATTATTGTGGTGATGGTTGTCAGAGCCAGTGTGATGGGGGTGGTGGGGGTGGTGGGGGTGGAGGTGGGGGTGGAGGTGATGGTTACTTAAGTGATATCATCCCAGAATCAATGTTTGATGATATGCTCAAGTATAGAAATGATCCTCAATGTCATGCTGTTGGGTTCTACACCTATGATGCTTTTATCTCCGCTGCCAAGGAATTCCCTGATTTTGGTAACACTGGTGATGATCTGATGCGCAAAAGGGAGATTGCTGCTTTCCTGGGCCAGACATCTCATGAAACTACCG GAGGGTGGCCAACTGCACCTGATGGCCCATACGCTTGGGGATATTGCTATCTTAGGGAAATAAATTGTCAAGATTATTGTGAACCATCTTCCACATATCGATGTGTTGCGGGCAAGCAATACTGTGGCCGAGGACCAATCCAACTTTCATG GAACTATAATTATGGGCTATGCGGAGACGACTTGAATTTGCAACTGTTACAAGAACCAGAACTTGTTGAAACTGATCCTGTCATTTCCTTCAAGACAGCACTCTGGTTTTGGATGACACCACAATCCCCAAAACCCTCTTGTCACGCAGTCATCACTGAAAGTTGGACACCGAGCGAGGCAGACTCGGAGGCTGGTAGGGTTCCAGGCTATGGTGTGATAACAAACATCATCAATGGTGGCATTGAATGTGGCAAGGGAGGGCCAAATGATGCAAATGAGGATCGCATTGGGTTCTACAAGACATACTGTGATTCACTCGGAACAACCTATGGCTCCAATCTTGACTGCTACCAGCAACAGCCTTTTGGAAATGGACTCTTGGGATTGAAGGACACCATGTAA
- the LOC112328679 gene encoding uncharacterized protein LOC112328679: MASSSNQKTGFHARSNSFPSRLNPAITQLDEHLCRSRASEGACTSSSLGGKLSSLQDLHDCVNKLLFLPLNQQAIAQENNGKLIEELLDGSLQVLDLCNTAKDALLQTKESVHELQSILRRRVRVETGLTSEVKKYLTSRKVVKRAIHKALKVIKKNSTFSAFNGDRETTIMFNMLKEVEVVSLKAFDSLLSFISGPEARTIGWSLVSKLVHHKKVASADEEADINEFAKADAALLALVDQNTSKSDNIKGVQTQLENLELCIQDIEEGYITDNT, translated from the exons atggcttcatcttctaaccaaaaaaCCGGCTTCCATGCTCGTTCTAACAGCTTTCCCTCTAGATTAAACCCAGCCATCACTCAGCTTGATGAGCATTTATGCAGATCAAGGGCTTCTGAAGGTGCCTGTACCTCATCATCCTTGGGTGGCAAACTAAGCAGCCTCCAGGATTTGCATGATTGTGTCAACAAGTTACTTTTTCTACCGCTGAACCAACAAGCAATAGCCCAAGAGAATAATGGTAAATTGATTGAAGAGCTATTAGATGGATCTCTTCAGGTCCTGGATTTGTGTAATACTGCAAAAGATGCCTTGTTGCAAACAAAAGAAAGCGTACATGAACTTCAATCGATTTTGCGCAGGAGAGTTCGTGTTGAAACTGGTCTTACAAGTGAGGTTAAGAAATATTTAACCTCTAGGAAGGTAGTGAAAAGGGCAATTCACAAGGCCTTGaaggttattaaaaaaaacagcaccTTCTCTGCCTTTAATGGTGACCGTGAAACTACAATCATGTTTAACATGTTGAAAGAGGTTGAAGTAGTTTCTCTCAAAGCGTTTGATTCCCTTCTCTCCTTCATCTCTGGACCAGAGGCAAGGACTATTGGGTGGTCATTAGTCTCCAAGCTGGTGCACCATAAAAAAGTAGCATCTGCAGATGAAGAAGCTGATATAAATGAGTTTGCTAAAGCAGATGCGGCATTATTAGCCTTGGTAGATCAGAACACAAGCAAATCTGATAACATCAAGGGTGTTCAAACCCAACTCGAGAACTTAGAATTGTGCATTCAAGATATTGAAGAAG GTTACATAACTGATAATACATAG
- the LOC7472086 gene encoding uncharacterized protein LOC7472086, producing MALHHARSNSLPSRPHPLSSQIDEHFSRLNASQVISSSSSSSSSICHKVSCLQDLHDCVDKLILLPLTQKSLAQEQNEKWVDDVLDGSLRVLDVCSMATDALLQTKECAQELQSIMRRRRGNEIGVSSEIKKYLTSRKVVKNTIHKALRGLKYLENKSSLSPFNKDHEAVAVVSMLKEVEAVTLTVLESLLTLISGGAKAQSKLSGWSLVSKLMHHKRIACETEETEVNEFEKLDSALHTLIYQKTSKSDNTGSLENVQQQLKDFDLCNQELEEGLENLYRRLIKTRVSLLNTFVN from the coding sequence atggctCTCCACCATGCTCGCTCTAACAGCTTGCCTTCTAGGCCACATCCTCTATCTTCACAAATCGATGAGCATTTCAGCAGATTGAATGCTTCTCAAGTaatctcctcctcttcttcatcatcatcatctatatGCCACAAAGTAAGTTGCCTTCAAGATTTGCATGATTGTGTTGATAAGTTGATTCTGCTTCCCCTCACTCAAAAATCTTTAGCCCAAGAACAGAATGAGAAATGGGTCGATGACGTATTGGACGGATCCCTTAGAGTCTTGGATGTCTGTAGCATGGCTACAGATGCCTTGTTGCAAACAAAGGAATGTGCTCAGGAACTTCAATCAATCATGAGGAGAAGAAGGGGAAATGAAATTGGAGTCTCGAGCGAGATTAAGAAATACTTAACCTCTAGGAAggtggtgaaaaatacaatcCACAAGGCCTTGAGGGGTTTGAAATATTTGGAGAATAAATCCTCACTCTCTCCCTTCAACAAAGACCATGAAGCTGTAGCTGTAGTTAGTATGCTAAAAGAGGTGGAAGCAGTCACTCTCACTGTGCTTGAATCTCTCCTGACTCTCATCTCAGGTGGGGCAAAAGCACAATCAAAGCTAAGTGGATGGTCCTTGGTGTCCAAGCTAATGCATCACAAAAGAATAGCTTGTGAGACAGAGGAAACAGAAgtgaatgaatttgaaaaactgGACTCTGCATTGCACACTCTCATTTATCAGAAGACCAGTAAATCTGATAACACAGGGTCTCTTGAGAATGTGCAGCAGCAGCTCAAAGATTTCGACTTGTGCAATCAAGAACTTGAAGAAGGACTCGAAAACCTTTACAGGCGTTTGATCAAAACTAGAGTCTCTCTTCTCAACACCTTTGTAAACTAG
- the LOC7472087 gene encoding uncharacterized protein LOC7472087: protein MASSSNQKTGFHARSNSFPSRLNPAITQLDEHLCRSRASEGACTSSSLGGKLSSLQDLHDCVNKLLFLPLNQQAIAQENNGKLIEELLDGSLQVLDLCNTAKDALLQTKESVHELQSILRRRGCVETGLTSEVKKYLTSRKVVKRAIHKALKVIKKNSTFTAFNGDRETTIMFNMLKEVEVVSLKAFDSLLSFISGPEARTIGWSLVSKLVHHKKVASADEEADINEFARADAALLALVDQNTSKSDNIKGVQTQLENLELCIQDIEEGLEYLSRNLIKTRVSFLNILNH, encoded by the coding sequence ATGGCTTcatcttctaaccaaaaaaCCGGCTTCCATGCTCGTTCTAACAGTTTTCCCTCTAGATTAAACCCAGCCATCACTCAGCTTGATGAGCATTTATGCAGATCAAGGGCTTCTGAAGGTGCCTGTACCTCATCATCCTTGGGTGGCAAACTAAGCAGCCTTCAGGATTTGCATGATTGTGTCAACAAGTTACTTTTTCTACCGCTGAACCAACAAGCAATAGCCCAAGAGAATAATGGTAAATTGATTGAAGAGCTATTAGATGGATCTCTTCAGGTCCTGGATTTGTGTAATACTGCAAAAGATGCCTTGTTGCAAACAAAAGAAAGCGTACATGAACTTCAATCGATTTTGCGCAGGAGAGGTTGTGTTGAAACTGGTCTTACAAGTGAGGTTAAGAAATATTTAACCTCTAGGAAGGTAGTTAAAAGGGCAATTCACAAGGCCTTGaaggttattaaaaaaaacagcaccTTCACTGCCTTTAATGGTGACCGTGAAACTACAATCATGTTTAACATGTTGAAAGAGGTTGAAGTAGTTTCTCTCAAAGCGTTTGATTCCCTTCTCTCCTTCATCTCTGGACCAGAGGCAAGGACTATTGGTTGGTCATTAGTCTCCAAGCTGGTGCACCATAAAAAAGTAGCATCTGCAGATGAAGAAGCTGATATAAATGAGTTTGCTAGAGCAGATGCGGCATTATTAGCCTTGGTAGATCAGAACACAAGCAAATCCGATAACATCAAGGGTGTTCAAACCCAACTCGAGAACTTAGAATTGTGCATTCAAGATATTGAAGAAGGTCTTGAATACCTTTCCAGGAATCTGATCAAAACTAGAGTCTCTTTTCTAAACATCCTAAACCATTAA
- the LOC7474957 gene encoding uncharacterized protein LOC7474957 produces MSTDGKHTELNQYFQPSKLLFYKKEIKMAASPVRQKTSFHARSNSLPSRPHPIISEFDENICRVRDSQATSKSSSSSSIGHKLSSLQYLYDSVDKFLQLPLTQQGLAQQRNQKCVDELLEGSLRLLDTCNSTQDALLQSKEFIRELQSVIRRRQGGVDSEIRKYIASRKVVKKSIKKALRNLKGMENRRTFSNEEYPEIIMLREVESISLAVFESLLSFISEPKSQAKKSGWSLVSKLMNHHRIACEEEETNEIGFSMADSALQSLISCKTDKMMDVQKKLNNLELCIEDLEDGIDGIFRRMIKTRASFLNIFS; encoded by the coding sequence ATGTCAACAGATGGAAAGCACACAGAATTGAATCAATATTTTCAGCCATCAAAACTTCTTTTctacaagaaagaaataaaaatggcTGCCTCCCCCGTCCGTCAGAAAACTAGCTTCCATGCTCGATCCAACAGTCTACCCTCTAGACCACATCCAATCATTTCGGAATTTGATGAGAATATTTGCAGAGTAAGAGATTCACAGGCCACCTCtaaatcatcttcatcatcatcaataggACACAAACTAAGTAGCCTTCAGTATTTGTATGATTCTGTTGATAAGTTCCTACAACTGCCACTTACCCAACAAGGCTTGGCACAACAACGCAATCAGAAATGTGTCGATGAGCTCCTAGAGGGATCTCTCAGGCTCTTGGATACGTGCAACTCTACCCAGGATGCACTGTTGCAATCAAAAGAATTCATTCGTGAGCTTCAATCTGTTATTCGCAGAAGACAAGGAGGCGTTGACAGCGAGATCAGGAAATACATTGCATCCAGGAAAGTAGTAAAGAAGTCAATAAAAAAGGCCTTGAGGAACTTGAAGGGCATGGAAAACAGGCGCACCTTCTCTAATGAAGAGTACCCTGAGATTATCATGTTAAGAGAGGTTGAGTCCATCAGTCTTGCCGTGTTCGAATCATTACTATCATTCATTTCCGAACCAAAGTCACAAGCAAAGAAAAGCGGCTGGTCATTGGTTTCCAAGCTGATGAACCACCACAGAATAGCATgtgaggaagaagaaacaaatgagATTGGATTTTCAATGGCTGATTCTGCTTTACAATCTCTTATCAGTTGCAAAACAGATAAGATGATGGATGTGCAAAAGAAGCTAAACAATTTGGAGTTGTGCATTGAAGATCTTGAAGATGGAATTGATGGCATCTTTAGGCGCATGATCAAAACTAGAGCCTCCTTTCTCAATATTTTCAGTTAG
- the LOC7474956 gene encoding serine/threonine-protein kinase BSK1, with product MGCCCSSILAETHPEKDHKKTHQQHPLNPSGSIVLDPATGIPSFCEFSFPDLKTATNNFSPDNIVSESGEKAPNLVYKGRLQNRRSIAVKKFTKMAWPDPKQFAEEAWGVGKFRHKKLANLIGYCCDGDERLLVAEYMPNDTLAKHLFHWENQTIEWAMRLRVALYIAEALDYCSSEGRPLYHDLNAYRVLFDEDGDPRLSCFGLMKNSRDGKSYSTNLAYTPPEYLRNGRVTPESVIYSFGTVLLDLLSGKHIPPSHAIDMIRGKNITLLMDSHLEGNFSTEEATVVVGLASQCLQYEPRERPSTKDLVTTLAPLQTKPDVPSYVMLGISKHEEAPATPQRPLSPMGEACSRMDLTAIHQILVMTHYKDDEGTNELSFQEWTQQMRDMLESRKRGDFAFRDKDFKTAIDCYSQFIDVGTMVSPTVFARRSLCFLLCDQPDAALRDAMQAQCVYPDWPTAFYMQSVALAKLDMHNDAADMLNEAAALEEKKQRGGKGS from the exons AtgggttgttgttgttcttcaatTCTAGCTGAAACTCATCCAGAAAAAGACcacaaaaaaacccatcaacaaCATCCTCTTAATCCATCAGGTTCAATTGTACTTGACCCTGCAACAGGAATCCCTTCCTTCTGTGAATTCTCTTTCCCTGACCTCAAAACAGCAACGAATAACTTCAGTCCTGATAACATAGTCTCTGAAAGTGGTGAAAAGGCACCTAATCTTGTCTACAAAGGCAGACTTCAAAACCGGAGGTCGATCGCTGTTAAAAAGTTTACGAAGATGGCTTGGCCTGATCCTAAACAGTTTGCG GAGGAGGCATGGGGGGTGGGGAAGTTTAGGCATAAAAAGCTGGCTAATTTGATAGGGTATTGCTGTGATGGAGATGAGAGGCTGCTTGTTGCTGAGTACATGCCTAATGACACCCTAGCTAAGCATTTATTCCATT GGGAAAATCAAACCATTGAATGGGCAATGCGTTTAAGAGTAGCCCTCTACATTGCTGAAGCCTTAGATTATTGTAGTTCTGAGGGCCGTCCACTATACCATGACTTGAATGCCTATAGGGTTCTCTTTGATGAG GATGGTGATCCACGCCTTTCATGTTTTGGCTTGATGAAAAATAGTAGAGATGGGAAAAGTTATAGTACTAATCTTGCTTACACCCCTCCAGAGTATCTAAGAAATG GAAGGGTCACACCTGAAAGTGTTATTTACAGCTTTGGTACTGTCCTTCTGGATTTGCTAAGTGGAAAGCATATCCCTCCAAGTCAT GCAATTGATATGATAAGGGGAAAAAACATCACTCTCTTGATGGATTCACATTTGGAAGGAAACTTTTCTACAGAAGAAGCAACTGTGGTTGTTGGGCTTGCCTCTCAATGTTTGCAATATGAACCTAGGGAACGGCCTAGTACAAAGGACCTTGTTACAACACTAGCTCCACTGCAAACGAAACCTGAT GTTCCATCATATGTAATGCTCGGAATATCAAAGCACGAGGAAGCCCCAGCAACTCCTCAGCGCCCCCTCTCCCCAATGGGGGAGGCCTGTTCACGGATGGACCTAACAGCAATTCATCAGATCTTGGTTATGACACACTACAAAGATGATGAGGGAACAAATGAG TTATCGTTCCAAGAGTGGACGCAGCAGATGAGAGATATGTTGGAATCGAGGAAGCGAGGGGACTTTGCATTCCGTGACAAAGATTTTAAAACTGCCATTGACTGTTATTCTCAG TTCATCGATGTAGGAACCATGGTTTCCCCAACTGTTTTTGCTCGGCGCagtctttgttttcttttgtgtgATCAACCAGATGCTGCTCTTCGAGATGCAATGCAAGCACAGTGTGTTTATCCAGATTGGCCAACAGCCTTCTACATGCAGTCAGTTGCCCTTGCTAAACTTGACATGCACAATGACGCTGCCGATATGTTGAATGAAGCTGCTGCATTAgaagaaaagaagcaaagaGGTGGAAAAGGATCATGA